One Vespula pensylvanica isolate Volc-1 chromosome 3, ASM1446617v1, whole genome shotgun sequence DNA window includes the following coding sequences:
- the LOC122627596 gene encoding uncharacterized protein LOC122627596: MAIALSSSSSSFELMDLFSLAIPTNLVFVTLLAFISLPFFLFLYPASSWSRKCWINFVKWKYPNCIVVEENNIRSILDQGRNHGIYTLLVQGRSIAEGTRSHLLHLTSKKKFLRLTLTTKWGLYVWKDNEQFSVDNHLLNSPCSFRGRPLTESNIQDYVSDVTSKFLPAGRSPWQVNVINCFFRGEEYQICLVRVHHLLLRLEHLSLADFLPLKYSTENWACEESDSPFTNLYVEPSALPRLHQKLTENFSNYWNEFLCNNDPIERPEIMKKRIGIFQCIKIGVIVLVATSKELTRQYRKSEGLRFFDFFTILQREVNKRNFGVFITFYAVLRIFHPIDTIYSILAWSWYLFIMLTLKTPVLIFREFQALQSKYKHFYPDTLISMIWCYLPLIIQATIEVFSITWIAIGAPKLILEELFLKHPQANRLQTISPCGRKVVAWSEEVSLDVLKKISSVTGATDAEILLTAIVDSLKEYFRHSGVRIPDDVLTTAKFVNQKAIFLHNHETRGIVCLALPTRTPLFEDDLLEILQVIQRNVQETRAKQSAIYAITATETSRGLISSSFPSILLKLILNQLSRRYSLSLTHVDGNLQVEGVDAAVYWRPPQGNCNMSITLHRYGNGVRLGVMGDALIGPQHSIITRTFPKSLQNLSAIVGVPKTPVLENQSRSPSPHSVSPTTSPGY; this comes from the exons ATGGCTATCGCTTTATCTTCCTCATCTTCATCGTTCGAGCTGATGGATCTGTTTAGTTTAGCGATTCCAACAAATCTTGTTTTTGTCACATTACTCGCATTTATTTCATTgccgttcttcctttttctttatcctg cTTCGTCATGGTCGAGAAAGTGTTGGATTAATTTCGTCAAGTGGAAGTATCCTAATTGTATCGTCGTcgaggaaaataatattcgcaGTATTTTGGATCAGGGTAGAAATCAT GGTATATATACTCTGCTGGTTCAAGGTCGATCAATTGCTGAAGGTACGAGAAGTCATCTGTTACATTTgacatcgaaaaagaaatttttgagaTTAACTTTGACAACGAAATGGGGTCTCTATGTTTGGAAGGATAACGAACAATTTTCTGTGGACAATCATCTCTTAAATTCACCATGTTCATTCCGAGGCAGGCCTCTCACCGAATCCAATATACAG GATTACGTGAGTGATGTAACTTCAAAATTTCTTCCGGCCGGTCGATCTCCATGGCAGGTAAACGTgataaattgtttctttcgtgGCGAAGAGTATCAAATTTGTTTGGTTCGTGTCCATCATTTGCTACTTCGTTTGGAACATCTATCCCTCGCTGATTTTCTAcctttgaaatattcaacCGAGAATTGGGCTTGCGAAGAAAGTGATTCACCATTCACGAATCTCTATGTTGAACCTTCAGCATTACCTCGACTTCATCAAAAGCTTACAGAAAACTTTAGTAATTATTGGAACGAGTTTCTTTGCAATAATGACCCTATTGAACGACcagaaataatgaagaaacgaATAGGAATCTTCCAGTGTATTAAAATTGGTGTGATCGTTTTGGTAGCTACTTCAAAGGAATTGACTAG GCAATACAGAAAATCCGAAGGCCTCagattcttcgattttttcaCAATACTGCAAAGAGAAGTCAATAAGAGAAACTTTGGAGTCTTCATAACATTCTATGCCGTTTTAAGAATCTTTCATCCAATTGATACCATTTATTCGATCTTAGCCTGGTCATGGTACCTATTTATCATGTTAACTTTGAAGACACCTGTATTGATTTTTCGAGAATTTCAAGCCCTGCAATCGAAGTACAAACACTTCTATCCGGACACTTTGATTTCGATGATCTGGTGCTACCTGCCATTAATAATCCAAGCTACGATCGAAGTGTTCTCTATTACATGGATCGCAATAGGAGCTCCGAAGTTGATATTGGAGGAACTTTTCTTGAAGCATCCTCAAGCCAATCGATTGCAAACGATATCACCCTGTGGTAGAAAAGTCGTGGCTTGGTCCGAAGAGGTCAGTTTGGATGTATTGAAAAAGATTTCCAGTGTGACAGGAGCTACAGACGCTGAAATCCTTTTAACAGCTATCGTCGACTCTTTGAAGGAATATTTTAGGCATTCTGGAGTTAGAATTCCGGACGACGTTTTAACTACAGCAAAATTCGTCAATCAAAAAGCTATCTTCTTGCATAATCATGAAACTAGAGGTATCGTTTGTTTGGCTCTACCAACGAGAACTCCACTTTTCGAGGACGATCTACTTGAGATTCTTCAG GTGATACAAAGAAATGTTCAAGAGACAAGAGCAAAGCAGAGTGCCATTTATGCCATCACAGCAACTGAAACATCACGTGGTTTGATCTCTTCATCCTTTCCTTCCATACTTCTCAAATTGATACTCAATCAATTATCGAGAAGATATTCGTTGTCTCTAACTCATGTTGATGGTAATCTACAAGTAGAAGGTGTAGATGCTGCGGTTTACTGGAGACCACCTCAAGGAAATTgca ATATGTCGATAACTCTGCACAGGTACGGTAATGGAGTGCGTTTAGGTGTTATGGGAGATGCCTTGATTGGTCCACAGCATTCGATCATAACCAGGACGTTCCCCAAAAGTCTACAAAATCTTTCTGCGATCGTTGGTGTTCCAAAAACTCCAGTGTTAGAAAACCAGAGTCGTAGTCCAAGTCCACATTCAGTTAGTCCAACTACATCGCCTGGATactga
- the LOC122627592 gene encoding uncharacterized protein LOC122627592 isoform X1 gives MADRRNTKYVEDCDNDINRLPMSLGNSEINIDNDGCNSNNNNNNINDNNDRTVMVYPEKDLIDSRLSSNDIKNLYPRRRAPIVGWHNGSPTIFPSSPCRTPEPDFFNRIDFDGQISDTSSSKSSGICQDSGNTEDLSSLADERLLESTPARTIDRSIESLSPDKDTLLTMSPDNFGRNRVLSLEDELGDKFDFLSPDTDGTEDNRMFSTTPAEHRLMFPNSTIESRKSPSTKNPNNDDSITPIIIANPGYQGDIKDISDFDSAVDLENDLDSTIADKEVSKKPRIPDGGWGWVVVLASLVISMIADGVSFSFGLLYIEFLKEFGASKAKTAWIGSLFMAVPLLSGPVMSALVDRYGCRKMTIAGGLISGFGFVLSCFSNTIEVMYLTFGVIAGLGLGLCYVTAVVSIAYWFDKKRTLAVGLGACGTGIGTFVYAPMTTFFIEEYGWRGTCLMLAGTFFNMIVCGAVMRDPEWWILEQKKQALSSPKKSNTIKSEVDGSSHAFSDEFPGVEEIRQMLKSGKTEYLLQSLGTSTATPNRAATRGSTFRSVVNLPTFVKECEKVPLEVLQSLSANSRLYNVILENYPNLLKCRSLSDKLADDSMGDDYKKAGVTMSMRVKKADENKNIHPEYQETNENSNGDKKILMDVDEASYFIKKDVVIPMTDTEKVKSRHHIPGLTDGVVRTDSLPWLRRQFSTNTHYFKDIRVHRNSVMYRGAALNLQKYRLRASSCPNIYRNSMTTLAKESEEKWYSELVNLLKGMMDFSMFLEFHFLLMSLSTILLFTWFIVPYFYLAEHLTRNGYSESDGANLLSIIGITNTIGMIGLGWAGDQPWMNVSKTYACCLAVCGVSTILMSTFTVYYIPLIITSASFGLFFASSFSFTPVILVELIPLERFTTAYGLTLLCQGIGNLLGPPLAGWLFDITNSWEMSFTMAGLWIIVAGLLIGIIPFTKNRKIWGSGLIEMERLTLTQNQA, from the exons ATGGCCGATCGGAGAAATACAAAGTACGTAGAAGACTGtgataatgatattaacaGGCTTCCGATGTCCTTGGGAAATTCGGAGATCAATATAGATAACGATGGTTGCAAtagtaacaacaataataacaacattaacgataataatgatcgaaCGGTTATGGTATATCCAGAGAAGGATTTGATCGATAGTCGATTATCttcgaacgatattaaaaatttatatccgAGGAGAAGAGCACCGATCGTTGGTTGGCATAATGGAAGTCCAACAATATTCCCAAGTTCTCCTTGCAGAACTCCTGAAcctgatttttttaatagaatcgaTTTCGACGGTCAAATCAGCGATACTTCGTCGTCCAAAAGTTCAGGTATCTGTCAGGATTCAGGTAACACCGAGGATTTGAGTAGTCTAGCCGATGAAAGATTACTTGAGTCAACACCAGCTCGTACGATAGATAGAAGCATAGAATCTTTATCACCGGATAAGGACACCCTCCTGACGATGTCACCAGATAATTTCGGTAGAAATCGAGTACTGAGTTTGGAAGATGAATTAGGAGATAAGTTTGATTTCCTGAGTCCTGACACAGATGGTACGGAGGATAATAGAATGTTCTCAACCACACCAGCGGAACATCGTTTGATGTTTCCAAATTCAACGATAGAATCAAGAAAGAGTCCTTCAACAAAAAATCCAAATAACGACGATTCGATAACACCAATTATTATAGCCAACCCTGGATATCAAGGAGATATAAAAGACATCAGCGATTTTGACAGCGCCGTTGATTTGGAGAATGATCTCGATTCTACGATCGCAGATAAGGAAGTTAGCAAAAAGCCACGTATACCGGACGGTGGTTGGGGATGGGTAGTCGTTTTAGCCTCTCTGGTAATCTCCATGATAGCCGATGGAGTATCCTTCAGTTTCGGTTTGCTTTACATCGAGTTTCTTAAAGAATTTGGAGCTAGCAAGGCGAAAACAGCTTGGATTGGTTCTCTGTTTATGGCTGTACCATTGTTATCTGGTCCTGTCATGTCTGCTTTAGTAGATCGTTACGGTTGTAGGAAGATGACGATCGCCGGAGGCCTTATTTCGGGATTTGGCTTTGTTCTGAGCTGCTTCAGTAACACCATCGAGGTAATGTACTTGACCTTTGGCGTCATTGCGGGTTTGGGCTTAGGTTTGTGCTACGTCACTGCGGTCGTGAGCATCGCTTATTGGTTCGACAAGAAGCGTACCTTAGCTGTAGGTCTTGGGGCATGTGGTACCGGTATAGGTACCTTCGTTTACGCACCGATGACAACTTTCTTCATCGAGGAATATGGTTGGCGTGGTACTTGTCTGATGCTGGCTGGTACATTCTTTAACATGATCGTTTGCGGTGCAGTCATGCGTGATCCGGAATGGTGGATCTTGGAACAAAAAAAGCAGGCATTGTCTTCTCCGAAAAAGTCGAATACCATCAAATCCGAGGTCGATGGTTCGTCCCATGCCTTTTCCGATGAATTTCCAGGTGTCGAAGAAATCCGACAGATGTTGAAAAGTGGCAAAACGGAATACCTACTTCAAAGTCTTGGTACTAGTACAGCAACACCTAATCGAGCTGCCACGCGTGGTTCGACTTTCAGAAGCGTCGTCAATTTACCTACTTTCGTCAAGGAGTGCGAGAAG GTGCCTTTGGAAGTTTTACAATCACTCTCCGCTAACTCAAGACTTTACAATGTCATTCTAGAAAATTATCCGAATCTTTTGAAGTGTCGAAGTCTCTCGGATAAACTAGCGGATGATTCTATGGGAGATGATTACAAGAAAGCTGGCGTCACTATGTCTATGAg GGTCAAGAAGGCTGacgaaaataagaatatcCATCCGGAATATCAGGAGACGAATGAGAACAGTAATggcgataagaaaattttaatggaCGTCGACGAAGCCAGTTACTTCATAAAGAAGGACGTCGTAATACCa ATGACTGATACCGAAAAGGTAAAATCAAGGCATCACATACCCGGTTTAACGGATGGAGTCGTCAGAACGGATTCGTTGCCTTGGTTGAGAAGGCAATTCAGCACAAATACACATTACTTCAAAGATATTAGGGTTCATAGAAATTCGGTCATGTATCGTGGTGCAGCATTAAATCTTCAGAAATATAGACTAAGAGCCAGCAGCTGCCCAAACATTTATAGAAATAGTATGACTACGTTGGCGAAGGAAAGCGAAGAG aaatGGTATAGCGAATTAGTGAATCTGTTGAAAGGTATGATGGACTTTTCGATGTTCCTGGAGTTTCATTTCCTGTTGATGTCGCTCTCGACAATATTATTGTTCACTTGGTTTATCGTGCCTTACTTCTACCTCGCCGAACATCTCACTAGGAATGGTTACTCCGAGTCTGATGGTGCTAATCTCCTTAGCATTATTGGTATAACGAATACAATTGGAATG ATCGGTCTTGGATGGGCTGGTGATCAGCCTTGGATGAACGTCAGCAAAACATATGCTTGTTGTTTGGCTGTTTGTGGCGTATCTACGATTCTGATGTCTACGTTCACTGTATATTACATCCCATTGATTATCACATCTGCATCTTTTGGACTCTTCTTCGCCAGTAGTTTCAGCTTCACGCCGGTTATTCTGGTTGAATTGATACCCTTGGAAAGATTCACCACTGCTTATGGTCTAACTTTGCTCTGTCAGGGTATTGGTAATCTTTTAGGGCCACCGCTGGCCGGTTGGTTATTCGATATAACGAATTCTTGGGAAATGTCTTTTACGATGGCTGGTTTATGGATCATTGTTGCTGGACTCTTGATAGGTATTATACCTTTtacaaaaaatcgaaagatttgGGGTAGCGGCCTGATCGAGATGGAACGGTTAACTTTGACACAAAATCAAGCGTAg
- the LOC122627592 gene encoding uncharacterized protein LOC122627592 isoform X2, translating to MADRRNTKYVEDCDNDINRLPMSLGNSEINIDNDGCNSNNNNNNINDNNDRTVMVYPEKDLIDSRLSSNDIKNLYPRRRAPIVGWHNGSPTIFPSSPCRTPEPDFFNRIDFDGQISDTSSSKSSGICQDSGNTEDLSSLADERLLESTPARTIDRSIESLSPDKDTLLTMSPDNFGRNRVLSLEDELGDKFDFLSPDTDGTEDNRMFSTTPAEHRLMFPNSTIESRKSPSTKNPNNDDSITPIIIANPGYQGDIKDISDFDSAVDLENDLDSTIADKEVSKKPRIPDGGWGWVVVLASLVISMIADGVSFSFGLLYIEFLKEFGASKAKTAWIGSLFMAVPLLSGPVMSALVDRYGCRKMTIAGGLISGFGFVLSCFSNTIEVMYLTFGVIAGLGLGLCYVTAVVSIAYWFDKKRTLAVGLGACGTGIGTFVYAPMTTFFIEEYGWRGTCLMLAGTFFNMIVCGAVMRDPEWWILEQKKQALSSPKKSNTIKSEVDGSSHAFSDEFPGVEEIRQMLKSGKTEYLLQSLGTSTATPNRAATRGSTFRSVVNLPTFVKECEKVPLEVLQSLSANSRLYNVILENYPNLLKCRSLSDKLADDSMGDDYKKAGVTMSMRVKKADENKNIHPEYQETNENSNGDKKILMDVDEASYFIKKDVVIPMTDTEKVKSRHHIPGLTDGVVRTDSLPWLRRQFSTNTHYFKDIRVHRNSVMYRGAALNLQKYRLRASSCPNIYRNSMTTLAKESEEKWYSELVNLLKGMMDFSMFLEFHFLLMSLSTILLFTWFIVPYFYLAEHLTRNGYSESDGANLLSIIGITNTIGMSWSF from the exons ATGGCCGATCGGAGAAATACAAAGTACGTAGAAGACTGtgataatgatattaacaGGCTTCCGATGTCCTTGGGAAATTCGGAGATCAATATAGATAACGATGGTTGCAAtagtaacaacaataataacaacattaacgataataatgatcgaaCGGTTATGGTATATCCAGAGAAGGATTTGATCGATAGTCGATTATCttcgaacgatattaaaaatttatatccgAGGAGAAGAGCACCGATCGTTGGTTGGCATAATGGAAGTCCAACAATATTCCCAAGTTCTCCTTGCAGAACTCCTGAAcctgatttttttaatagaatcgaTTTCGACGGTCAAATCAGCGATACTTCGTCGTCCAAAAGTTCAGGTATCTGTCAGGATTCAGGTAACACCGAGGATTTGAGTAGTCTAGCCGATGAAAGATTACTTGAGTCAACACCAGCTCGTACGATAGATAGAAGCATAGAATCTTTATCACCGGATAAGGACACCCTCCTGACGATGTCACCAGATAATTTCGGTAGAAATCGAGTACTGAGTTTGGAAGATGAATTAGGAGATAAGTTTGATTTCCTGAGTCCTGACACAGATGGTACGGAGGATAATAGAATGTTCTCAACCACACCAGCGGAACATCGTTTGATGTTTCCAAATTCAACGATAGAATCAAGAAAGAGTCCTTCAACAAAAAATCCAAATAACGACGATTCGATAACACCAATTATTATAGCCAACCCTGGATATCAAGGAGATATAAAAGACATCAGCGATTTTGACAGCGCCGTTGATTTGGAGAATGATCTCGATTCTACGATCGCAGATAAGGAAGTTAGCAAAAAGCCACGTATACCGGACGGTGGTTGGGGATGGGTAGTCGTTTTAGCCTCTCTGGTAATCTCCATGATAGCCGATGGAGTATCCTTCAGTTTCGGTTTGCTTTACATCGAGTTTCTTAAAGAATTTGGAGCTAGCAAGGCGAAAACAGCTTGGATTGGTTCTCTGTTTATGGCTGTACCATTGTTATCTGGTCCTGTCATGTCTGCTTTAGTAGATCGTTACGGTTGTAGGAAGATGACGATCGCCGGAGGCCTTATTTCGGGATTTGGCTTTGTTCTGAGCTGCTTCAGTAACACCATCGAGGTAATGTACTTGACCTTTGGCGTCATTGCGGGTTTGGGCTTAGGTTTGTGCTACGTCACTGCGGTCGTGAGCATCGCTTATTGGTTCGACAAGAAGCGTACCTTAGCTGTAGGTCTTGGGGCATGTGGTACCGGTATAGGTACCTTCGTTTACGCACCGATGACAACTTTCTTCATCGAGGAATATGGTTGGCGTGGTACTTGTCTGATGCTGGCTGGTACATTCTTTAACATGATCGTTTGCGGTGCAGTCATGCGTGATCCGGAATGGTGGATCTTGGAACAAAAAAAGCAGGCATTGTCTTCTCCGAAAAAGTCGAATACCATCAAATCCGAGGTCGATGGTTCGTCCCATGCCTTTTCCGATGAATTTCCAGGTGTCGAAGAAATCCGACAGATGTTGAAAAGTGGCAAAACGGAATACCTACTTCAAAGTCTTGGTACTAGTACAGCAACACCTAATCGAGCTGCCACGCGTGGTTCGACTTTCAGAAGCGTCGTCAATTTACCTACTTTCGTCAAGGAGTGCGAGAAG GTGCCTTTGGAAGTTTTACAATCACTCTCCGCTAACTCAAGACTTTACAATGTCATTCTAGAAAATTATCCGAATCTTTTGAAGTGTCGAAGTCTCTCGGATAAACTAGCGGATGATTCTATGGGAGATGATTACAAGAAAGCTGGCGTCACTATGTCTATGAg GGTCAAGAAGGCTGacgaaaataagaatatcCATCCGGAATATCAGGAGACGAATGAGAACAGTAATggcgataagaaaattttaatggaCGTCGACGAAGCCAGTTACTTCATAAAGAAGGACGTCGTAATACCa ATGACTGATACCGAAAAGGTAAAATCAAGGCATCACATACCCGGTTTAACGGATGGAGTCGTCAGAACGGATTCGTTGCCTTGGTTGAGAAGGCAATTCAGCACAAATACACATTACTTCAAAGATATTAGGGTTCATAGAAATTCGGTCATGTATCGTGGTGCAGCATTAAATCTTCAGAAATATAGACTAAGAGCCAGCAGCTGCCCAAACATTTATAGAAATAGTATGACTACGTTGGCGAAGGAAAGCGAAGAG aaatGGTATAGCGAATTAGTGAATCTGTTGAAAGGTATGATGGACTTTTCGATGTTCCTGGAGTTTCATTTCCTGTTGATGTCGCTCTCGACAATATTATTGTTCACTTGGTTTATCGTGCCTTACTTCTACCTCGCCGAACATCTCACTAGGAATGGTTACTCCGAGTCTGATGGTGCTAATCTCCTTAGCATTATTGGTATAACGAATACAATTGGAATG TCTTGGTCATTTTAA
- the LOC122627594 gene encoding uncharacterized protein LOC122627594, translating to MSFDTKSDKLRLNEEYFFRRRVFANMADWTKFKGKRNSRKNERNGSTGERNDGFPKESGSLGGNGVLDSNDRKIVIEVTDKTPFEMRLEETRENSGGQETVEVLLEDTSKALNRYKDNSEEKRLVEKYSDQWLEPGSRIRQEAKQELIESMNNSPKRPGSLYKDDSSSPQKLKNVFNERNSLFGSPTRIPLSSKGHSPTEKSTERLVNGKSPREEKQQHHVQFNKDSKKQSQQQEQQQNLSEERPHPSPSISTSTTSSSEDNSTLDQFCEARPPDGGWGWVVVAASFMVNLIADGITFSFGVIYVEFLNYFGEGKSKTAWIGSLFMAMPLLSGPVASFLTDRYGCRRVSIAGSILATAGFIVSSYANSMGVLIFTFGVVAGFGLSLCFVAAVVIVAYYFDKKRSFATGLSVCGSGIGTFIFAPVTQYLLAEYGWRGTMLILAGLFLNLAVCGCLMRDLEWTTTITKAKTEERRKNREKKRSRMQSSSADSFSASSSANTTTQTPHGDTKRSFASANAMIIENLRLQEEGDDDKLFSSLVSLPTFVKNGEKVPLEVLELLSTRKNVYNVLVQNYPNLLISSKSFSDSGALHDQISIPSARFVPTPSPLADLKGEDRKDKSSKDDEQEIGKQADASYLWWLKKINSDSPLRRSSTMEHPRRLPTAYLKDIRMHRHSLTYRGAMLNINRYRLRASSCPDIYRNSMTTIAKTKLVWYAGLWEFWDLIVDMLDFSHFADSRFLLFAISNFLLHTWYDVPYVYLTDNAIEMGFSETDASILISVIGITNMGGEIILGWAGDRDWANASIVYAVCMSLCGAVTAMIPMVVSNYYMLCAISGAFGLFISANYSLTSIILVELITIERFTNAYGLLLLVQGVANLMGPPLAGWLYDITGSYDLSFYLAGFFIAVSGALLLVTPLVGLYRKFRPGLKEEVANKDFAETNNV from the exons ATGTCATTCGACACAAAGTCAGATAAATTGCGTTTGAACGaggaatatttctttcgtcgaagGGTGTTCGCCAATATGGCCGACTGGACCAAGTTCAAGGGCAAGAGAAACagtcgaaagaacgaacgaaatggaTCGACGGGCGAGAGAAATGATGGTTTTCCGAAGGAGTCTGGTTCATTGGGGGGGAATGGAGTATTggattcgaacgatcgaaagattGTTATTGAAGTTACCGATAAGACACCTTTCGAAATGCGTCTGGAAGAGACACGAGAAAATAGCGGAGGACAGGAAACGGTGGAGGTTCTCTTGGAGGACACTTCCAAAgctttaaatagatataaggATAACAGCGAAGAGAAAAGACTTGTAGAGAAATATAGCGATCAGTGGTTAGAGCCTGGATCGAGAATACGTCAAGAAGCGAAACAAGAGTTGATAGAAAGTATGAATAATTCACCAAAGAGACCAGGAAGTCTTTATAAAGATGACTCGTCTAGTCCACAAAAGTTGAAGAATGTTTTCAACGAGAGAAATTCGCTTTTTGGATCACCAACCAGGATCCCTCTCTCGTCGAAGGGTCACTCACCAACAGAGAAGAGTACGGAAAGACTCGTTAATGGTAAATCaccgagagaagagaagcaaCAACATCACGTTCAATTTAACAAGGATTCGAAAAAGCAATCGCAACAGCAAGAACAGCAACAAAATTTGTCAGAGGAGAGACCACATCCGAGTCCTTCGATTTCTACCTCGACTACCAGTAGCTCCGAGGACAACTCGACTCTCGATCAATTTTGTGAAGCCAGACCACCGGACGGTGGTTGGGGCTGGGTCGTGGTCGCTGCTTCCTTTATGGTTAATCTCATAGCGGATGGCATCACTTTTTCATTCGGTGTCATTTACGTCgagtttcttaattattttggAGAAGGCAAATCAAAGACCGCATGGATAGGTAGTCTTTTCATGGCAATGCCTCTGTTGTCTGGACCAGTAGCGAGTTTTCTAACGGACAGGTACGGTTGTCGGAGAGTCTCGATAGCTGGTAGTATATTAGCAACTGCAGGATTTATCGTGAGTTCATACGCAAATTCAATGGGGGttctaatttttacatttggaGTCGTTGCCGGTTTCGGATTGTCTTTATGTTTCGTTGCGGCAGTCGTCATCGTCGCCTACTACTTTGACAAGAAGAGATCTTTCGCCACAGGATTGTCTGTCTGCGGCAGCGGCATTGGTACTTTCATCTTTGCCCCTGTAACTCAGTATCTTCTTGCGGAATATGGTTGGAGAGGAACGATGTTGATTCTAGCAGGTCTGTTTCTGAATTTAGCGGTATGTGGCTGTTTGATGAGGGACCTCGAGTGGACGACCACCATAACAAAGGCAAAAACtgaggagaggagaaaaaatcgtgagaaaaagagatcgagaaTGCAAAGCTCCAGTGCCGATTCGTTCTCCGCAAGTAGTTCGGCAAATACGACAACTCAAACGCCTCATGGTGACACAAAAAGAAGTTTTGCTTCGGCGAATGCGATGATCATCGAGAATCTTCGTCTGCAAGAGGAAGGGGACGACGATAAACTCTTCTCCAGTCTCGTCAGTTTGCCTACTTTCGTTAAAAACGGCGAGAAGGTTCCACTCGAGGTACTGGAATTACTAAGTACTCGAAAGAACGTCTACAACGTCTTGGTACAAAATTATCCGAATCTTTTGATATCCTCCAAGAGCTTCAGCGATTCCGGAGCTCTTCACGATCAAATAAGTATACCTTCGGCTAGATTCGTACCAACGCCCAGTCCATTAGCCGATCTTAAAGGCGAGGATCGCAAAGACAAAAGCTCGAAAGATGATGAGCAAGAAATCGGAAAACAGGCCGATGCCTCGTATCTTTGGTGGCTAAAAAAGATCAACTCCGATAGTCCTTTGCGTCGTTCAAGTACCATGGAACATCCACGAAGACTGCCCACAGCCTATCTCAAGGACATCAGGATGCACAGGCACAGTCTCACTTATAGAGGAGCCATGCTCAACATCAACAGGTATCGATTGAGAGCCTCTAGCTGTCCAGATATTTACAGGAATTCGATGACCACAATAGCTAAAACGAAGTTGGTCTGGTACGCTGGCCTTTGGGAGTTCTGGGATCTTATCGTTGACATGCTGGATTTTTCTCACTTTGCCGACTCACGATTCTTACTCTTTGCCATCAGTAACTTCCTTTTACATACTTGGTACGACGTACCTTACGTCTATCTCACGGATAATGCCATTGAGATGGGTTTCAGCGAAACTGATGCTTCCATTTTGATTTCGGTGATCGGTATCACCAATATGGGCGGCGAg ATTATTTTAGGTTGGGCTGGTGATAGAGATTGGGCGAATGCTTCCATCGTCTACGCCGTGTGTATGTCACTTTGTGGCGCGGTCACGGCTATGATACCCATGGTGGTCAGCAATTATTATATGCTCTGCGCAATATCTGGTGCCTTTGGTCTCTTTATCTCGGCGAATTATAGTCTTACCAGCATCATTCTCGTCGAGCTGATCACAATCGAGAGATTTACCAATGCCTATGGACTTCTACTCCTTGTTCAAGGTGTCGCAAATCTCATGGGTCCACCATTAGCTG GGTGGCTCTATGACATCACCGGATCGTATGATCTCTCCTTCTACTTGGCCGGCTTCTTCATCGCCGTAAGTGGGGCGTTGCTTTTGGTAACGCCGCTCGTCGGCCTCTATCGAAAATTTAGGCCAGGCTTGAAGGAAGAGGTAGCTAACAAGGATTTCGCCGAAACGAATAATGTTTAA